One genomic region from Dermacentor variabilis isolate Ectoservices chromosome 6, ASM5094787v1, whole genome shotgun sequence encodes:
- the LOC142586232 gene encoding 3'-5' RNA nuclease TATDN2-like, whose translation MTSPAVKRWPYTIASKVGLIDTHCHLDFLFRRTAHHGSYAQFRTRNSETFPACYEGCVAIFCDPATFKKRHLWEGLLSEEGVWAAFGCHPHMARQYDEDIDDDLIAALEQPSVVALGEIGLDYSSKNKCDRALQQRVFRRQLKLGRNGRLPLVIHSRDSSMDTLRILKEMLPADWPIHRHCFTGDWSEAQLWLDTFPKLCLGLTPLVGFPNAGPVAEVGRRIPLDRLLLETDAPYFLPKSESGRLAHSHPGMVIHVATRLSHMRRIPVEEILGAVRENTRKIYNI comes from the exons ATGACGTCACCAGCCGTCAAGCGGTGGCCGTACACGATCGCTTCAAAAGTGGGCCTCATAGACACCCATTGTCATTTGGACTTTCTTTTTCGGAGAACGGCCCACCACGGATCCTACGCCCAGTTCAGGACGAGAAATTCGGAAACATTCCCCGCATGCTACGAAGGTTGCGTCGCCATCTTCTGCGACCCCGCCACATTCAAGAAG CGCCACTTGTGGGAGGGACTCCTGTCCGAGGAAGGTGTCTGGGCTGCTTTTGGATGCCACCCACACATGGCCCGGCAGTACGATGAAGACATCGACGACGACCTCATCGCGGCCCTGGAGCAGCCAAGCGTCGTCGCACTCGGCGAAATTGGACTTGATTATTCCAGCAA GAACAAATGCGACCGGGCCCTACAGCAGCGCGTGTTTCGGCGGCAGTTGAAGCTCGGCAGGAATGGGCGGCTGCCCCTTGTTATTCATTCAAGAGATTCTTCAATGGATACACTGAGAATCCTCAAGGAG ATGCTGCCAGCTGACTGGCCCATACACCGCCACTGTTTCACCGGGGACTGGTCCGAGGCGCAGCTGTGGCTGGACACATTCCCCAAGCTGTGCCTCGGGCTGACTCCGCTGGTGGGATTTCCCAACGCGGGTCCGGTTGCCGAGGTCGGCCGCAGGATTCCTCTCGACCGGCTGCTGCTGGAGACGGACGCACCGTACTTCCTCCCGAAAAGC GAGTCCGGCCGTCTCGCGCATTCACACCCCGGCATGGTTATACACGTGGCCACCCGGCTGTCCCACATGCGCAGGATCCCCGTGGAAGAAATCCTTGGCGCAGTGCGGGAAAATACGCGAAAGATTTACAACATCTGA